A window of the Vibrio pomeroyi genome harbors these coding sequences:
- a CDS encoding VOC family protein — translation MLTVTPYLFFDGRCSEALDFYHKCFGGVVLSKQLFSDAPQVIEGAQPDWVMHAEFEAFGMKLMMSDGVKAKELEGNNLALSLVTEDTATQEQIFEKLKQDGRVMTPLADTFWGARFGKVEDKFGIRWMVHCDSLN, via the coding sequence ATGCTGACAGTAACCCCTTACTTGTTTTTTGATGGTCGTTGTAGTGAAGCGTTGGATTTTTATCATAAGTGTTTTGGCGGTGTGGTTTTATCTAAGCAACTCTTTAGTGATGCACCACAGGTAATAGAGGGAGCTCAACCTGATTGGGTTATGCATGCTGAGTTCGAAGCATTTGGTATGAAGCTCATGATGTCTGATGGTGTAAAGGCAAAAGAACTAGAAGGGAACAACCTTGCGCTCTCTCTTGTTACTGAAGATACCGCAACTCAAGAGCAAATCTTTGAAAAGCTAAAGCAAGATGGTCGCGTAATGACGCCGTTAGCGGATACTTTTTGGGGGGCTAGGTTTGGTAAGGTCGAAGATAAGTTTGGGATACGCTGGATGGTGCATTGCGATTCTTTAAATTGA
- the lptG gene encoding LPS export ABC transporter permease LptG has translation MFKILDLYIGRTIIATTSLVLVTFVGLSGIIKYVEQLRKVGRGTYDLLQALYFVLLSIPRDIEMFFPMAALLGALIGLGMLAASSELVVMQAAGFSKLDIGLSVLKTAIPLMIVVTLLGQWGAPQAQKMARDLRTISIAGGNIISTQSGVWARDANDFIFIVKIDDEKLYGMNMWRFDENKALKTAIYSEEVDYVGDNVWTMNDVEITSFENEIQITKESLPTYRWETSLAPDKLAIVTVKPEELSLSGLYDYVSYLKASEQDASRYELALWRKITQPISIAVMMLMALSFIFGPLRSVTMGARILSGVIAGFTFYISSEFFGPVSLVYQIPPAFGAIAPSVVFLGIAIMLLRRKL, from the coding sequence TATATATAGGCAGAACCATCATCGCAACGACGTCACTGGTTTTGGTGACGTTTGTTGGTCTTTCTGGGATCATCAAGTATGTTGAGCAACTGAGAAAGGTTGGTCGTGGTACATACGATCTACTGCAAGCCCTGTATTTCGTTTTACTGAGTATTCCTCGTGATATTGAAATGTTCTTCCCAATGGCGGCACTGCTTGGTGCATTGATTGGTTTGGGGATGTTGGCTGCGAGCTCTGAGTTAGTCGTTATGCAGGCGGCAGGTTTCTCTAAGTTAGATATTGGCTTATCGGTACTCAAAACCGCTATCCCACTCATGATCGTCGTGACTCTTCTTGGTCAATGGGGCGCGCCTCAAGCTCAGAAGATGGCTCGTGACTTAAGAACTATCTCGATTGCTGGTGGTAATATCATCTCGACTCAAAGCGGTGTTTGGGCTCGTGACGCCAATGATTTCATCTTTATCGTTAAAATCGATGATGAGAAGCTTTACGGTATGAACATGTGGCGCTTTGATGAGAACAAAGCACTCAAAACGGCTATCTACTCTGAAGAAGTGGATTACGTCGGAGACAACGTTTGGACTATGAACGATGTGGAGATTACGTCGTTCGAAAATGAAATCCAGATCACTAAAGAAAGTTTACCCACTTATAGATGGGAGACATCACTAGCTCCGGATAAGCTTGCGATAGTAACGGTTAAACCAGAAGAGCTGTCTTTGAGTGGGTTGTATGATTATGTGTCTTATCTGAAGGCGTCAGAGCAAGATGCATCACGCTATGAACTGGCATTGTGGAGAAAGATAACTCAACCTATATCGATAGCAGTAATGATGTTGATGGCACTATCGTTTATCTTCGGCCCTCTGCGTAGTGTGACCATGGGTGCTAGGATTTTGTCTGGTGTTATAGCTGGCTTTACCTTCTATATATCCAGTGAGTTCTTTGGCCCTGTGAGTTTGGTTTATCAAATACCACCGGCCTTTGGTGCGATAGCCCCGAGCGTGGTGTTCCTCGGAATCGCGATCATGCTCTTGAGGCGGAAACTGTAG
- a CDS encoding RDD family protein: MTSTNTLPPAGVMRRFGALFYDALIVIAIEMMAAGVIVALLHALMALGVFNHTGYADVSDFLTNHPIWSPAYTFYLVVVWVYFFMFFWTKAGQTLGMRAWKLRVQNKDGSAITITQALIRLGTSGFGLANLCVPFDPQKRGFHDIWAKTEVVVLPKAR; this comes from the coding sequence ATGACATCAACAAACACTCTGCCACCAGCTGGGGTAATGCGCCGATTTGGTGCCTTGTTCTATGACGCTCTTATCGTAATCGCTATTGAGATGATGGCGGCTGGCGTCATTGTTGCTCTGCTACACGCACTCATGGCTCTTGGCGTTTTCAACCATACTGGATATGCCGATGTTAGTGACTTCTTAACTAACCACCCTATTTGGAGCCCTGCTTACACTTTTTATCTAGTAGTGGTTTGGGTGTACTTCTTTATGTTCTTCTGGACAAAAGCAGGCCAAACACTGGGGATGCGAGCTTGGAAACTACGAGTTCAAAACAAAGATGGCTCTGCGATCACAATCACTCAAGCACTAATTCGCTTAGGCACTTCAGGTTTTGGACTAGCAAACTTGTGTGTTCCATTCGACCCTCAAAAGCGTGGCTTCCACGATATCTGGGCGAAGACGGAAGTGGTCGTGTTACCGAAGGCTCGATAA